In one Cryptococcus deuterogattii R265 chromosome 9, complete sequence genomic region, the following are encoded:
- a CDS encoding fimbrin: MQAIKLGKKYPDFKQDEIFDLINKFKQIDVDDKGSLDKATVISALQANGEADYDSARETLKNVNIDSSGRVELEDWVQLHSLLKAAKNQPLQHNKGRISVRGTAGTNAQHTINEDERRSFTDHVNTVLAADKDVGHLLPIPTDTMQLFDECRDGLILCKLINDAVPETIDERVLNKPSVKAGKTRPLNAFQMTENNNIVITSAKGIGCSVVNIGPQDLIEGREHLILGLIWQIIRRGLLSKIDIKIHPELYRLLEDGETMEEFLRLPPDQILLRWFNYHLKVAGWHRRVENFTKDVSDGENYTVLLNQLKPDQCSRSPLQTSDLHKRAEEVLQNADRIGCRRFLTPNSLVNGNPKLNLAFVANLFNTWPGLAPLEETEAPPPIEDFDAEGEREARVFTLWLNSLDVEPGVYNLFEDLKDGTILLQGFDKVIPGSVIWRRVSKPREGQELSRFKAVENTNYSVDLAKANGMHIVGIQGSDIVDGTRTLVLGLVWQLMRLSINQTLASISKDGKGVTDQDIIRWANETVKKGGKTSTMRSFKDPSLSNAVFFLDLLNGVKPGIVDYSLVTQGADEEEKRMNAKLAISIARKMGALIFLVPEDIVDVRPRLILTFVGALWSASLNQ, encoded by the exons ATGCAAGCCATCAAACTCGGAAAGAAGTACCCTGATTTCAAGCAGGATGAGATCTTTGACCTCATCAACAAATTCAA GCAAATTGATGTGGATGACAAGGGAAGCTTGGACAAGGCCACCGTTATCTCTGCACTCCAAGCCAACGGCGAAGCAGATTACGACTCT GCCCGAGAAACCCTCAAAAATGTCAACATCGACTCTTCTGGACGAGTTGAGCTGGAGGACTGGGTGCAATTGCACTCCTTGTTGAAGGCCGCCAAGAATCAGCCTTTGCAA CACAACAAAGGTCGTATCTCTGTTCGCGGTACAGCAGGTACAAACGCTCAGCACACTATCAATGAAGACGAAAGACGGTCTTTCACTGATCACGTTAACACT GTCCTTGCCGCGGATAAGGATGTTGgtcaccttcttcccatccccaccgACACTATGCAGTTGTTTGATGAATGTCGAG ACGGTCTTATCCTCTGTAAACTCATCAATGACGCCGTCCCCGAAACTATTGATGAACGAGTCCTCAACAAGCCCTCAGTCAAAGCCGGCAAGACCCGTCCTCTTAACGCTTTCCAAATGACtgaaaacaacaacatcgTTATCACCTCTGCCAAGGGTATCGGATGCTCCGTAGTCAACATTGGTCCCCAGGATCTTAtcgagggaagagagcaCTTGATTTTGGGTCTGATTTGGCAGATCATCAGGAGAGGTTTGCTCAGCAAGATCGACATCAAAATCCACCCCGAGTTGTACAGATtgctggaagatggagagacCATGGAGGAGTTCCTGAGGTTACCTCCTGATCAAATCTTGTTGAGATGGTTCAACTACCATCTCAAAGTTGCTGGATGGCACAGAAG AGTCGAGAACTTCACTAAAGACGTCTCTGATGGTGAAAACTATACcgtccttctcaaccaACTCAAACCCGATCAATGCTCCCGATCCCCTCTCCAGACCTCTGATCTCCATAAGCGTGCTGAAGAGGTGCTTCAAAACGCTGACCGAATTGGCTGCCGACGCTTCCTTACTCCCAACTCCCTCGTTAACGGTAACCCCAAGCTTAACTTGGCCTTTGTTGccaatctcttcaacaCGTGGCCCGGACTTGCTCCTCTTGAAGAGACCGAGGCTCCACCACCTATCGAGGACTTTGATGCCGAAGGTGAGAGGGAGGCTAGGGTGTTCACCCTTTGGTTGAACTCTTTGGATGTCGAGCCTGGAGTCTACAATTTGTTCGAAGATCTCAAAGACGGTACCATCCTGTTACAAGGATTCGACAAGGTCATTCCTGGTTCCGTTATCTGGCGTCGGGTTTCCAAGCCTCGAGAAGGTCAAGAGCTCTCTCGATTCAAGGCCGTCGAAAATACCAATTACTCTGTCGACCTTGCCAAGGCCAACGGCATGCACATCGTTGGTATCCAGGGTTCAGACATCGTCGATGGTACCCGTACTTTGGTCCTTGGTCTTGTGTGGCAATTGATGAGGTTGAGCATAAACCAAACCTTGGCCAGTATTTCAAAGGACGGTAAGGGTGTGACAGATCAGGACATTATCAGATGGGCCAATGAGACGGtcaagaagggagggaagacTTCCACTATGAGGAGCTTCAAAGACCCCAGTCTCTCCAACGccgttttcttcttggacCTTCTGAATGGTGTCAAGCCGGGCATCGTGGACTATTCTTTAGTCACCCAAGGTgcagatgaggaggaaaagaggatgaacg CCAAGTTAGCCATTTCTATCGCGCGAAAGATGGGTGCTTTGATTTTCCTTGTGCCCGAAG ATATTGTCGATGTCCGACCTCGACTC ATCCTTACGTTCGTTGGTGCCCTTTGGAGCGCTTCCTTGAACCAATAA
- a CDS encoding cytochrome c oxidase assembly protein COX19 — MSFGRPGFADVFKPSPPARGSFPLDHDGECKAFMISYLKCMKENANDNGKCRLFSKQYLECRMDKGLMDRDDMANLGLGDVVDPSSPPPASTQPITAFPSNPPHVPQPPPSEHRI; from the exons ATGTCATTTGGAAGACCAGGTTTCGCAGATGTTTTCAAGCCTAGTCCCCCTGCTCGAGGCTCGTTCCCCTTGGATCATGACG GCGAATGCAAAGCGTTCATGATTTCATACCTCAAATGTATGAAGGAGAATGCCAATGATAATGGCAAGTGCAGATTATTCTCCAAACAATATCTCGAGTGCAGGATGGACAA GGGCCTTATGGATCGAGACGACATGGCAAACCTTGGTTTGGGAGATGTTGTTGATCCCTCTagccctcctcctgcttcaACCCAACCCATCACTGCGTTTCCCTCCAATCCGCCTCACGTTCCTCAGCCCCCTCCCTCCGAACATCGCATATAA
- a CDS encoding endosome protein, whose product MVDPISTRSLRIAKATKLFYQFRTTTYSRNLPFKMDQDPWHPDLPKPTQSDNDNGGGVSALLLVFIPVLVVVLAVLVGMVVFLIAVLYMRRKRGIRLLEDGGPLDLSKGDGVIGEGGVEGVESRWLETVDSEVREAYNRAKDWQSQYPPTSIPTDITLSQFLSIQEKGVSAWAFEPDYEDNLSLYVQSRTEITFLADGPGMPAREGGGNNVMANLPLPKLNEVYYWEVKMYDKPANTEVAIGLATKPYPSFRLPGWNKYSVAYFASDGFKSHNYPFTSASYGPPLAEGDVLGVGYRPRTGTVFFTRNGRKLEDAYTGLQRLNLFPTVGANGPCTLHVNLGQAGFVFIEANVKKWGLAPMTGTLAPPPAYGSERGSILLEAGYGTPGAAAAGAGRSSRQGGMGALLEAARNRGTSGPGPQTQRARRHKHRDYRTLPADPHVSSPLRPAGSEANSSSADVTPSSPSPSVSPTPSPGFSSYVSPTDTPSPQTRVPPFAISSSSSSVSGSVDDSATINGGDGSATPRGAELDREQSPIEHNPPTPNLLDISLHSLRGGHYFPSQFTSQDSPVSHSAPSPAPVPPRSNPESPPPPGYAPLDPHVYANGLPADLPEDMVNQAIAAMSEAEVQQAQTEASSQAQVEQPSEENGERSQGQRAFGWIFGRS is encoded by the exons ATGGTAGATCCCATTTCCACTCGAAGTCTTCGCATCGCAAAAGCCACGAAGCTTTTCTATCAATTTCGAACAACCACATACTCTCGGAATCTTCCATTCAAAATGGATCAGGACCCGTGGCATCCAGATCTACCCAAACCCACTCAGTCAGACAATGATAATGGAGGCGGTGTCTCAGCCTTGTTACTGGTTTTTATACCAGTGCTGGTGGTCGTGCTTGCTGTGCTGGTGGGAATGGTGGTATTTTTGATAGCTGTGTTATATATGCGTCGGAAAAGAGGCATCAG ATTattggaagatggcggaCCGTTAGATCTGTCAAAAGGGGACGGTGTTATTGGGGAAGGTGGTGTAGAAGGCGTGGAATCTAGATGGTTGGAAACAGTAGACTCAGAAGTTCGGGAGGCATATAATCGTGCCAAGG ACTGGCAGTCACAGTACCCTCCGACGTCTATTCCCACCGATATCACACTTTCCCAATTCCTTTCCATTCAAGAAAAGGGTGTCTCAGCTTGGGCGTTCGAACCAGATTATGAAGACAACCTCTCTCTTTACGTGCAATCTCGTACGGAAATTACATTCTTGGCGGATGGTCCTGGTATGCCTGCTCGCGAAGGAGGTGGTAACAATGTCATGGCAAACCTACCTCTTCCCAAGCTCAACGAAGTGTATTATTGGGAGGTCAAGATGTATGACAAGCCCGCTAACACCGAAGTAGCCATTGGCCTGGCAACTAAGCCTTATCCATCGTTCAGGTTACCTGGGTGGAACAAGTACTCTGTCGCGTACTTTGCTTCGGACGGGTTCAAATCGCACAATTATCCATTTACATCAGCTTCTTATGGGCCTCCTTTGGCTGAAGGTGACGTTCTAGGGGTGGGCTACCGTCCTCGAACCGGTACTGTCTTTTTCACTCGCAACGGACGTAAACTTGAAGACGCTTATACGGGTTTGCAACGGCTTAATCTGTTCCCGACGGTCGGTGCTAACGGCCCTTGTACCTTGCATGTTAACCTTGGTCAAGCAGGTTTCGTGTTTATCGAGGCAAATGTGAAGAAGTGGGGTTTGGCGCCCATGACCGGTACACTGGCGCCTCCACCAGCTTATGGAAGCGAGCGGGGATCTATTCTCCTTGAAGCAGGTTATGGCACGCCCGGTGCTGCGGCTGCAGGAGCTGGACGATCTAGTAGGCAAGGCGGCATGGGCGCGTTGCTGGAGGCTGCTCGGAATAGAGGCACATCAGGTCCGGGACCGCAGACACAGAGGGCGAGGAGACATAAGCATAGAGATTACCGGACCCTCCCTGCTGACCCACATGTTTCCAGCCCTCTACGTCCAGCGGGCTCAGAGGCAAATTCTTCAAGCGCCGATGtcactccttcctctccctctccctccgTCTCTCCTACTCCCTCTCCTGGTTTCTCTTCCTACGTCTCACCTACCGACACGCCTTCTCCACAAACCCGCGTCCCTCCCTTtgccatctcttcatcatcgtcctccgTTTCCGGTTCTGTGGATGATAGCGCTACTATCAATGGGGGAGACGGAAGCGCTACGCCTCGTGGCGCCGAGTTGGACCGTGAGCAATCGCCCATCGAGCATAACCCTCCGActcccaatcttcttgatatTTCACTACACAGCCTTCGAGGAGGCCACTACTTTCCTAGCCAGTTCACTTCTCAAGATTCTCCCGTTTCCCACTCTGCCCCATCGCCAGCACCAGTTCCCCCCAGATCAAATCCCGAGtctccgccaccaccaGGGTACGCACCGCTTGACCCACATGTATATGCAAATGGATTACCGGCAGACTTACCGGAGGACATGGTCAACCAGGCTATCGCTGCGATGAGCGAGGC TGAGGTCCAACAAGCACAGACTGAGGCGTCTTCCCAGGCGCAAGTAGAGCAGCCAAGTGAGGAGAATGGTGAAAGATCTCAGGGGCAAAGAGCGTTTGGATGGATCTTTGGTCGGTCATAG
- a CDS encoding DNA primase large subunit — protein MFRATSKRTANNNSTPEVKLSKRNSTANGLPSARYSFRLNFYEQPPALDITLEEFETCAISRLRVLSHIESLSHRSLPYSQVASGIATYAKMHLPLSSNTARNVNLDEERRRDEIGHWVLRLAFCRSPDLRQRFVRSELALFKSRFETDDKNERAAFLKSLSFNYDTVDEDEKKLFKTELQQMLPKGSKEDAVSETWFKVPWYTVPDLVGARRVLVKGGLAFVPQSLQLSLVLQAFADRLEKALEFTAKNLPRLDEDERLGPVIDHLASSFLSGIGASDYQPSNELGDGMTVTADTIDDVARKHFPPCMRHLYEKLKKDRHLKHWGRLQLTLFLKGLGLPLDQAILFWRRSYGTSMTDDKFNKEYKYNIRHSYGQEGRRANYPPKNCQQILTQDQPGTQDSHGCPFRHFSPENLTAFLTNTYPDHFSRTSPEMRDVLDSVKASHYHLACTRVFEVTHGVKKGEGLGNGESVSHPNKWADRSRELENEVIDGIKKKEEPMDVD, from the exons ATGTTCAGGGCTACCTCGAAGCGGACAGCAAACAACAATTCAACTCCTGAGGTCAAACTCAGCAAAAGGAACTCCACTGCGAATGGACTTCCCAGCGCAAGATATTCTTTTCGGCTCAACTT TTACGAGCAGCCTCCAGCCCTAGATATAACACTGGAAGAATTTGAAACATGTGCCATATCTCGTCTTCGAGTTCTTTCACATATTGAATCACTTTCTCATCGATCATTACCGTACTCTCAAGTGGCCAGTGGAATCGCGACTTACGCGAAGATGCACTTGCCATTGTCCAGTAACACCGCGAGAAATGTCAAtcttgatgaggagagacGTAGGGATGAGATCGGACATTGGGTTTTGAGATTAGCATTCTGTCGAAG TCCTGATCTTCGACAACGTTTCGTCCGCTCAGAATTAGCGCTGTTTAAATCCCGATTTGAAACAGATGACAAGAATGAGCGTGCCGCATTCCTCAAGTCGCTTTCCTTTAACTATGACACTgttgacgaagatgagaagaaacTTTTCAAAACGGAGCTTCAGCAGATGCTACCAAAGGGCTCCAAGGAAGATGCGGTTTCTGAGACATGGTTCAAGGTCCCATGGTATACAGTACCAGATCTTGTTGGTGCACGACGTGTATTAGTCAAGGGTGGCCTTGCCTTCGTTCCCCAGTCCCTCCAGCTCTCTCTCGTCCTTCAGGCCTTTGCCGATCGGCTGGAGAAGGCTCTTGAGTTTACAGCGAAGAATCTTCCAAGACTAGACGAGGACGAGCGTCTTGGGCCTGTCATCGACCATCTTGCATCGTCGTTCCTGTCTGGTATCGGTGCATCTGACTATCAACCGTCAAATGAATTGGGCGATGGGATGACCGTCACAGCTGACACCATTGACGACGTCGCAAGGAAACATTTCCCGCCGTGTATGAGACATTTATATGAAAAGTTAAAGAAGGACCGTCACTTGAAGCACTGGGGTCGCCTGCAGTTAACGTTGTTTTTGAAG GGTCTTGGTCTGCCATTGGATCAAGCGATCCTCTTTTGGAGACGGTCGTACGGAACAAGCATGACAGACGACAAATTCAACAAAGAGTACAAGTATAACATTCGTCACAGCTACGGGCAGGAGGGCCGCCGTGCCAATTATCCTCCAAAGAA CTGTCAACAAATTCTTACTCAAGATCAGCCAGGTACTCAGGACAGCCATGGATGTCCTTTCAGACACTTTTCTCCTGAGAATCTTACAGCTTTTCTTACCAACACTTATCCTGACCACTTTTCTCGTACTTCTCCCGAAATGCGAGATGTCTTGGATAGCGTTAAGGCAAGTCATTATCACTTAGCATGCACAAGAGTGTTTGAGGTCACGCATGGTGTAAAGAAGGGGGAAGGGCTTGGGAATGGGGAAAGTGTCAGTCACCCCAACAAATGGGCGGATAGAAGCCGGGAGTTGGAGAACGAGGTTATAGATGGaataaaaaagaaggaagaacctATGGATGTTGACTAA
- a CDS encoding oligosaccharyltransferase complex subunit beta, translating into MRVPSMLLMPFVALFGLVSARSATGDRVLVVLESAAIKDDYSQFWDSLQQRGFELTFKEPKSKDAELVKFGEAQYDHLIMFAPTAKNFSPSISPKAILDSQFKGLNTLYILSPQLSEVQREHLREYDLEFIPSDLVLIDSFSHPSGESASTVLLPPTECAISNGAILSDTTLTGGPIAYPSGTVHSAGLNPYLIDVLHAPKKSYIGQDKILTADETEVVNAVGGKKSKDAVQTGKKASLISALQTRDNARAGFVGSGEVFSNKYWGKTVETVNGKKVETGNAAFVTDFTRWIFQETGVVKVVSTTHFRKGETEPREMYTKKDDITFSLTLAQHVTSENGTSSWGPFHADDIQMDFTMLDPHIRTAMIEDKSSNPADATTYKAKFIAPDRHGVFKFVVEYWRPGWSYIRTSSTASVVPLRHDEYPRFITGAWPYYIAAISTSVTFLAFVAIWLSLGEGDRDRKGKKKAE; encoded by the exons ATGAGGGTCCCTAGCATGCTGCTTATGCCGTTTGTGGCACTTTTTGGTCTCGTCTCTGCACGATCAGCGACAGGCGACAGAGTATTGGTCGTGCTCGAGTCCGCAGCAATCAAGGATGACTATTCCCAATTCTGGGACTCATTACAAC AGCGGGGGTTTGAGCTTACATTCAAGGAGCCCAAATCCAAAGACGCCGAACTCGTCAAGTTTGGAGAAGCGCAGTATGATCATCTAATCATGTTTGCTCCTACAGCGAAGA acttctctccctccatctcACCCAAGGCCATTCTTGATTCGCAATTCAAGGGCCTTAACACCCTCTACATTCTTTCTCCACAGCTTTCTGAAGTGCAGCGAGAGCACCTGAGAGAATACGACCTTGAATTTATCCCTTCCGACTTGGTTCTCATTgactccttctctcatccttctggAGAAAGCGCCTCCACTGTGCTCCTGCCTCCTACAGAATGTGCTATCTCAAACGGTGCCATTTTGTCCGACACTACTCTTACTGGTGGACCCATCGCCTACCCCTCAGGTACAGTACACTCTGCGGGTTTGAACCCTTACCTTATTGATGTTCTTCACGCTCCTAAAAAGTCATACATTGGGCAAGACAAAATTCTCACTGCCGATGAAACTGAAGTAGTGAATGCTGtgggtggaaagaagagcaaggatgCTGTGCAGACGGGCAAGAAGGCTAGTCTGATTAGCGCTTTGCAGACTAGAGATAACGCCAGAGCTGGTTTTGTGGGTAGCGGTGAAGTGTTTAGTAATAAGTATTGGGGCAAAACTGTTGAGACCGTTAATGGCAAGAA AGTCGAAACTGGTAACGCCGCTTTTGTTACCGATTTTACCAGGTGGATTTTTCAAGAGACGGGGGTCGTCAAGGTCGTCTCCACTACTCATTTCCGAAAGGGCGAGACTGAGCCTCGAGAGATGTATACCAAGAAGGATGACATT ACCTTTTCTCTTACTCTTGCTCAACATGTCACCAGCGAAAACGGCACTTCTTCATGGGGTCCCTTCCACGCCGATGACATCCAAATGGACTTCACCATGCTTGATCCTCATATTCGCACTGCTATGATTGAAGACAAGTCTTCTAATCCTGCCGATGCCACAACATATAAGGCAAAATTCATCGCCCCTGACAGACATGGTGTGTTCAAGTTTGTCGTTGAGTACTGGCGTCCTGG ATGGAGTTACATTCGAACATCTTCTACCGCCTCTGTTGTCCCCTTGCGACATGACGAGTACCCACGATTCATCACCGGCGCTTGGCCTTATTACATCGCTGCTATCAGCACAAGCGTGACGTTTTTAGCGTTCGTTGCCATTTGGTTGTCCTTAGGAGAGGGGGATAGAGacaggaaaggaaagaagaaggccgaaTAG
- a CDS encoding mannose-6-phosphate isomerase class I — protein MVRKIERLSCVPNDYPWGEIGNDSLAARLASKNGAVSFDLKPEQAYAELWMGTHPNNPAHLFLSPDTLLSTHLRKNPSLLGAANRFSPPFTGAKGSGTEGQEEGHVPFLFKVLTCKQALPLQIHPDKNLAKKLHDENPEQFGDINHKPEIAICLSDRFLGFASFRPYKDIVSLLKSVQETSLLPSSLQESIKSFISAPSAKTLQPTWEGFIKLGDNEKSIKTFSDRVLSQGPKAFDDVHIEEEDKNRLMRAVELGKKYNPGDAGLFSSLLFLNLVELKKGQGMYVGADGPHAWLEGEIVELMAISDNVLNVGFTPRDSKDDPSLVAKAVTYTPKAVKDLLLDASQYSKSQNGRTTVYSTPFEEFSIMKIAGDEVLSALDGAGVAVVLEGEWTVEDQEGTKRGGEGADGEGGEGTIWFIGSGAKTKWTAKGGKGEIWIAFYDKTAKQDDVGKK, from the exons ATGGTACGAAAGATTGAAAGGCTTAGCTGTGTCCCTAACGATTATCCCT GGGGTGAAATCGGCAATGACAGTTTGGCTGCTCGTCTAGCCTCAAAGAACGGTGCCGTCTCGTTCGACCTCAAGCCTGAACAGGCCTATGCCGAGCTGTGGATGGGTACCCACCCAAATAACCCTGCCCACTTATTTTTGTCCCCTGACACTCTCCTTTCTACCCACCTCAGAAAGAACCCTTCGTTACTCGGCGCTGCCAATCGATTTTCTCCACCCTTCACCGGGGCAAAGGGGTCCGGCACGGAGgggcaggaagaaggacatgTGCCTTTTTTGTTCAAGGTTTTGACGTGCAAGCAAGCTCTTCCATTACAGATTCACCCCGATAAAAATTTGGCCAAGAAGCTACACGACGAGAACCCGGAACAGTTTGGCGA TATAAACCATAAGCCGGAAATCGCTATCTGCCTATCCGACCGTTTCCTTGGATTTGCATCTTTCCGCCCATACAAGGACATCGTTTCACTCCTCAAAAGTGTCCAAGAaacttctcttcttccctcttccctccagGAGTCCATTAAATCATTCATTTCTGCCCCTTCCGCCAAAACTCTTCAACCTACGTGGGAAGGGTTCATTAAGCTGGGAGACAACGAGAAATCTATCAAGACATTTTCGGATCGCGTACTTAGCCAAGGACCCAAGGCTTTCGATGATGTGCacattgaggaagaggacaagaaCAGGTTGATGCGAGCTGTTGAGTTGGGAAAAAAGTACAACCCTGGAGATGCTGGGTTGTTCTCTAGTTT GCTCTTTTTAAATCTCGTAGAGCTTAAAAAGGGTCAAGGTATGTACGTCGGCGCGGATGGGCCCCACGCTTGGCTTGAAGGTG AAATTGTCGAGCTTATGGCCATTAGCGACAATGTCCTCAATGTTGGCTTCACCCCCAGGGACTCCAAGGACGACCCTTCTTTGGTTGCCAAGGCGGTAACTTATACTCCGAAAGCTGTTAAGGACCTCCTGTTGGATGCCTCCCAATACTCCAAGTCTCAAAATGGAAGGACAACAGTCTACTCTACTCCTTTCGAGGAGTTCTCTATCATGAAGATTGCAGGAGATGAAGTCTTGTCTGCTCTGGATGGAGCCGGAGTCGCGGTTGTCcttgaaggagagtggACGGTCGAAGACCAAGAAGGGACAAAGCgagggggagagggtgCCGATGGCGAGGGAGGCGAGGGCACTATTTGGTTTATTGGTTCTGGGGCTAAGACTAAGTGGACTGCAAAAGGCGGCAAGGGCGAGATCTGGATTGCTTTCTACGACAAGACTGCCAAGCAGGACGATGTTGGAAAGAAGTAG
- a CDS encoding protein OS-9 → MALKGHERLELMPMSFAAKSHEERRSPYEYLCLMPSNNSTASQMARIDQLEEVEDELDPDQGWKALSHLDGKCLYSKQGWFTYAYCHDSYIRQFRAAAHPHPHPTQGYVPQEDPKYEGYTLGRPHPVPKSKGSRAKAKGGKPGSPAKAEDRSTAVETTGSAPNTRSSPAVSFGLGASSRYLVQRWSDGTKCDKTGRPREIEVQVHCSMTSGDMIYMIKEVAICQYVIIIHSPHLCGLPGFKAHDAEVEPANVMCRQVVDDEEWAKWETEVTDGTDGGGEPRPQEIEEGKETRRSGQLPFSDWPHKEKLQSGFGLAAARERPAGDAVSHEQSRIGETEDKASESIPTDIIFGLDMDEDMKRMLKRAVRLLAKEARGEKRDNDGEEETEGDEVVLISWDEDENGRPVLLEADILLKDEDGEVQLEMGAGEKDMLEKVLRNYMLKANDEEEETRKRVVDEL, encoded by the exons ATGGCACTAAAAGGGCAT GAGAGGCTAGAGTTAATGCCAATGAGCTTTGCTGCTAAGAGTCATGAAGAACGCCGGTCTCCCTACGAGTATCTCTGCTTGATGCCATCAAATAATAGCACAGCCTCGCAAATGGCAAGAATAGATCAGCTcgaggaagtggaggacgaGTTAGACCCCGACCAAGGGTGGAAGGCGTTATCTCATCTCGATGGGAAATGTCTTTACTCAAAGCAGGGCTGGTTTACTTATGC CTATTGTCACGATTCCTACATTCGACAATTTCGGGCGGCTgctcatccccatccccacccTACACAGGGCTATGTCCCTCAAGAAGACCCGAAATATGAAGGTTACACTCTTGGTCGTCCCCATCCTGTACCCAAGTCCAAAGGATCCAGAGCGAAAGCGAAGGGCGGAAAACCAGGCTCTCCTGCCAAGGCAGAAGACCGATCAACCGCTGTCGAAACTACTGGCAGTGCTCCCAATACTCGATCCTCTCCGGCTGTGTCTTTCGGCCTCGGCGCTTCCTCTCGTTATCTGGTCCAGCGCTGGAGTGATGGTACAAAGTGCGATAAAACCGGTCGTCCTCGAGAGATTGAAGTGCAGGTACATTGCTCAATGACCTCTGGAGATATGATCTACATGATTAAAGAAGTTGCCATATGCCAATATGTTATCATCATTCACTCGCCACATCTGTGCGGACTACCTGGCTTCAAAGCCCATGATGCCGAGGTTGAGCCGGCTAACGTAATGTGTCGACAGGTGgtggacgatgaagaatgggCAAAATGGGAGACCGAAGTTACAGATGGAACAGATGGCGGGGGTGAGCCTCGACCTCAGGAGATCgaagaggggaaagagacaCGAAGGTCAGGACAATTACCGTTCTCGGACTGGCCTCATAAAGAGAAACTTCAATCCGGATTTGGACTTGCAGCTGCAAGAGAACGCCCAGCTGGGGACGCAGTCAGTCATGAACAATCCCGTATAGGTGAAACGGAGGACAAAGCCAGCGAGTCCATTCCAACTGATATCATCTTTGGTCTTGATATGGACGAGGATATGAAGCGAATGCTCAAACGTGCTGTTCGGTTACTGGCAAAAGAAGCCAGGGGCGAAAAGCGAGACAatgatggtgaggaagagacagaGGGAGACGAAGTTGTCTTGATCTcatgggatgaagatgagaatggacGACCGGTGCTGCTGGAAGCAGATATCCTCTTaaaggacgaagatggagaggtcCAGCTGGAAATGGGTGCAGGTGAAAAGGATATGCTTGAGAAAGTATTGAGAAACTATATGCTTAAGGCAaacgatgaggaagaagagacaaggAAGCGGGTTGTCGATGAGTTATGA